A genomic region of Catalinimonas niigatensis contains the following coding sequences:
- a CDS encoding L-ribulose-5-phosphate 4-epimerase, whose product MSQYNDIKQAAYEANMQLPELGLVLFTFGNVSAVDRAKGVFAIKPSGVPYQQLTSESMVIVDFDNHILEGKMRPSSDTKTHALLYKHWENIGGIVHTHSTHATAWAQAQRDIPIMGTTHADHLTVDIPCAKVMDDARIAGDYEHETGFQIIDEFKERGYTYEEVEMVLVANHAPFSWGKTPEKAVYNSAVLEEVARMAYLSLQIRPDAPRLKDSLIRKHYERKHGKDAYYGQS is encoded by the coding sequence ATGAGTCAGTATAACGATATCAAACAGGCCGCTTATGAGGCCAATATGCAACTGCCCGAACTAGGGCTGGTACTTTTTACTTTCGGCAATGTGAGTGCGGTAGACAGAGCAAAAGGAGTATTTGCCATCAAACCCAGCGGAGTTCCCTACCAGCAGCTTACTTCTGAAAGTATGGTCATCGTTGACTTTGATAATCATATTTTAGAAGGTAAGATGCGACCTTCTTCCGATACCAAAACGCATGCTTTATTATATAAACATTGGGAAAATATCGGAGGCATAGTACATACCCATTCTACGCATGCCACGGCCTGGGCACAGGCCCAAAGAGATATTCCCATCATGGGCACTACCCACGCCGATCATCTCACCGTGGATATTCCCTGCGCTAAGGTGATGGATGATGCCCGCATTGCAGGCGATTATGAGCACGAGACCGGCTTTCAGATCATAGATGAATTTAAAGAACGTGGATATACCTATGAAGAAGTAGAGATGGTGTTGGTAGCCAACCATGCTCCTTTTAGCTGGGGGAAAACGCCTGAAAAAGCCGTATACAATAGTGCGGTGCTGGAAGAAGTAGCGCGAATGGCATACCTCAGTCTGCAAATCCGTCCTGATGCTCCCCGACTCAAAGACAGCCTGATCCGCAAGCATTATGAACGCAAACATGGAAAAGATGCCTATTATGGACAGTCATAG